CAAGTGTTAGATATTGGCGTTACCCATAAAGATATCCACGTAAAATTAGATCACTATAGTGTCTTACATGCTTGGTTGTTATTGAATATCTGTTTAATACTAGGTTATCTATTAGACATGTTGATTTCAGAAACAGATTTAAAACTCCCCATGTTCGTCTCTTGTATGATTTCAGGGATCGTCATTGGTAACTTTAGAACGCTCATCTTAAAACGAAAAACCAAAGAGGGTATGAGACAAAGTTTAGGTTTAATCTCTGATATTTGTCTAGGTATGTTCTTAACGATGGCATTGATGGGGCTACAATTGTGGCAATTGCAAAATGCCATCGTTTACTTAAGTTCAGTGATGTTTTTACAGGCGCTACTTTCAATTGTCTTTACTATTTTCATTGTCTATCGATTTATGGGTAAGGATTACGAATCAGCAGTTATTAGTTCTGGTTTTGGAGGGATAACCCTTGGTTCAACTGCCACTGCTATCGTTAATATGACGGCGGTAACACAACAATATGGCGCAGCGCATCGAGCATTTATTGTGGTGCCCTTGGTTTGTGGTTTCTTTATTGATTTAATGAACGCGTTTATCATTAACTGGTTCGTCACCCTTCATGGTTAAGTAATGGCTATAAGCAGTGCTCCAAGGCGCTGCTTATACCTATATGGGGAATCATATTGTGGTCATCGCTTATTGAGAAAAAATGAGGGAGCAAACTGTATGATTGAGTAATAGCCGAATTACAATTGAATACAACGCAGCTATCTTTACCCATGTTACCTCAAGATATTATGCAGATTGCGATTAAGCCATCAATAACCGTAACCACATCCCTATCGGCGATGTAAATCCGGTTGTTATCGACTTAATCTCACCTTTATCAATAATAAAAATGGTTGGTGTTTGAGAAACGCCCCAGGCTTTACTTATTACCCCCTGCTGGTCATTAATAACTTTAAAATCATACCCTTTGCTCTCAATGTAATGCTTAATACGGCTCTCATTACCCGAGCTAATCGCAATTGATAACACTGGATAATGCGCTGACATGAAATCAACCGATGGTGATACCGTACTACAAACACTGCACCACGTTGCCCAAAAGTAGAGCAAAACAGGTTCTTCTTTGCTCATCGCTAAAAGATCAATTTTATCCCCTTGTACATCATTGACCACTAAACCCAATATTTGATCGGAAGGGACGGCTCGGGTTCGCCATAAATCCACCCCCCAACCAACGGCTAAAAAGAGTAGTGAATAAATGACAATGGTTGATGCCCATTTACGTATCGATTTTTTCTTCTTTGTACTCAGTTCATTACTATCACTCATCATTTATCTCCTTGCGCTTGCGCAATCGCAGCTAACACCTGTTTATTACTCAAAATAGTATCCAAAGCTATCCCCTCTGGTGCAGCAGGGCCATAGACAATATTAAATGGTACACCATAACGATTAAATGACTGTAAATATTGTGTAACAGAATCGGAACGCACCGTCCAATCGCCTCTCATCAATACTATGTTTTCAGATTGCAATGCGCTATATACAGGTTCTTGCAATAATACGGCTATTTTATTCGCTTTACAGGTGACACACCAATCGGCAGTGACATCAACAAAAACTGTTTTTCCCTGCGCGACCTGTTGAGTAATAACT
This window of the Psychromonas sp. MME1 genome carries:
- the gltS gene encoding sodium/glutamate symporter encodes the protein MVALFYYVFKIEIHFGLNVRDILLLYFFAGIGLNADFKSLLSGGKPLVILTLLAIIYIFMQNILGVSVATAFGLDPLLGLMSGSISLIGGVGTTMAWAPLYQEWGVQGAAEMGIASNTIGLILACVMGGPIANYLINRHKLTASNDQVLDIGVTHKDIHVKLDHYSVLHAWLLLNICLILGYLLDMLISETDLKLPMFVSCMISGIVIGNFRTLILKRKTKEGMRQSLGLISDICLGMFLTMALMGLQLWQLQNAIVYLSSVMFLQALLSIVFTIFIVYRFMGKDYESAVISSGFGGITLGSTATAIVNMTAVTQQYGAAHRAFIVVPLVCGFFIDLMNAFIINWFVTLHG
- a CDS encoding protein disulfide oxidoreductase; protein product: MMSDSNELSTKKKKSIRKWASTIVIYSLLFLAVGWGVDLWRTRAVPSDQILGLVVNDVQGDKIDLLAMSKEEPVLLYFWATWCSVCSTVSPSVDFMSAHYPVLSIAISSGNESRIKHYIESKGYDFKVINDQQGVISKAWGVSQTPTIFIIDKGEIKSITTGFTSPIGMWLRLLMA